The Desulfohalovibrio reitneri genome contains a region encoding:
- a CDS encoding phosphoribosylanthranilate isomerase, translated as MDAPRLPPRLVQIAGVRGREEAVMLLDAGADLLGLPLRLPVHDPDMSEDEAAALARDVGGERVCLITYESNPAETAALCRRLDAGAVQLHGGHPPGTLAAVRSALPRTLIIASLIVRSPDSAPLLAEAEALAPHCHAFITDTFDPATGASGATGLTHPWEVDRELARRCGRPLILAGGLTPDNVAEAVRLVRPAGVDAHTGLEDADGTKNPDKVRRFVAEAKKSLAAPSSSHPPVR; from the coding sequence ATGGACGCGCCGCGCCTGCCACCGCGCCTGGTTCAGATCGCCGGGGTGCGCGGCCGCGAAGAGGCGGTCATGCTGCTGGACGCGGGCGCGGATTTGCTGGGCCTGCCCCTGCGCCTGCCCGTGCACGACCCAGACATGAGCGAGGACGAGGCCGCCGCCCTGGCCCGCGACGTGGGCGGGGAGCGCGTCTGCCTGATAACCTACGAGTCCAACCCGGCCGAAACCGCCGCCCTGTGCCGCAGGCTGGACGCCGGGGCGGTGCAGCTGCACGGAGGCCATCCCCCCGGAACCCTGGCGGCGGTGCGGAGCGCCCTGCCGCGCACCCTGATCATCGCCTCCCTCATTGTGCGCTCGCCCGACTCCGCCCCCCTGCTGGCCGAGGCCGAAGCCCTGGCGCCCCACTGCCACGCCTTCATCACCGACACCTTCGACCCCGCCACCGGAGCCAGCGGGGCCACCGGCCTGACCCACCCCTGGGAGGTGGACCGGGAGCTGGCCCGCCGCTGCGGACGCCCCCTCATCCTGGCCGGGGGGCTTACCCCGGACAACGTGGCCGAGGCTGTGCGGCTGGTGCGCCCCGCCGGGGTGGACGCCCACACCGGGCTGGAGGATGCGGACGGGACCAAGAACCCAGACAAGGTGCGCCGTTTCGTGGCCGAGGCGAAAAAATCATTGGCCGCCCCCTCAAGTTCCCATCCTCCTGTCCGATAA
- the kaiB gene encoding circadian clock protein KaiB, producing MADHYVLTLYVTGKTPTSERAVANLRKICDEDLKGRYELRIVDILERPQLAEDEKILATPTLIKELPPPLRRVIGDLSDRDQVLLGLDVYPA from the coding sequence ATGGCCGACCACTACGTGCTGACCCTCTACGTGACAGGCAAGACCCCCACCTCGGAGCGGGCGGTGGCCAATCTGCGGAAGATCTGTGACGAAGATCTCAAAGGACGCTACGAGCTGCGCATCGTGGACATCCTGGAGCGTCCCCAGTTGGCCGAGGACGAGAAAATCCTGGCCACCCCAACCCTCATCAAGGAGCTGCCGCCGCCTCTGCGGCGCGTCATCGGCGATTTGTCCGACCGCGACCAGGTCCTGCTGGGCCTGGACGTCTACCCCGCCTGA
- a CDS encoding response regulator gives MSKTNVSLLLIEDNPDDAEMISELVDRVPGVTFDLRHETNLSDGLRALGEVGADLVLLDLMLPDSSGLETLQAVLEAPRVLPIVILTGHGDESLGVKAVQMGAQDFLDKNTVSEEMFSRSLRYAVERQRLREQINGEEATCGGSLSLRGRLMGSADISQTAPEAFGDFVDRYGRLLDLAAENRIYKEQHDVSSALREFAGELVYLKAGPKDLADVHTEALERKHGEIDVPKRYALYLDEGRMLLVELMGYLASMYRETCLGFPSEKPARTERKAS, from the coding sequence ATGAGCAAGACCAACGTCTCCCTGCTCCTCATCGAGGACAACCCGGACGACGCCGAAATGATATCCGAACTGGTGGACCGGGTACCCGGCGTGACGTTCGATTTGCGCCACGAGACCAACCTTTCCGATGGGCTCCGCGCCCTGGGCGAGGTGGGAGCGGACCTGGTGCTGCTGGACCTCATGCTGCCCGACTCCAGCGGCCTGGAGACCCTGCAGGCCGTGCTGGAGGCTCCTCGGGTCCTCCCCATCGTCATCCTTACCGGCCACGGGGACGAATCCCTGGGGGTCAAGGCTGTGCAGATGGGGGCCCAGGACTTTCTGGACAAAAACACCGTCAGCGAGGAAATGTTCTCCCGCTCCCTGCGATACGCCGTGGAACGGCAGCGGTTGCGGGAACAGATCAACGGCGAGGAGGCGACCTGCGGCGGCTCACTCTCCCTGCGCGGCCGCCTCATGGGCTCGGCCGACATCTCCCAGACCGCTCCGGAGGCGTTCGGGGACTTCGTGGACCGCTACGGACGCCTCCTCGATCTGGCCGCGGAGAACCGCATTTACAAGGAGCAGCACGATGTCTCCTCCGCCCTGCGAGAGTTCGCGGGCGAACTGGTCTACCTCAAGGCCGGCCCCAAGGACCTGGCCGATGTGCACACGGAAGCCCTCGAGCGCAAACACGGCGAGATCGACGTGCCCAAGCGATACGCCTTGTACCTGGATGAGGGGCGCATGCTGCTGGTGGAGTTGATGGGCTACCTGGCCTCCATGTACCGCGAAACCTGCCTGGGCTTCCCCTCGGAAAAACCGGCGCGGACCGAGCGCAAAGCGAGCTGA
- a CDS encoding DUF5658 family protein produces the protein MLDWLLAALTAVLQVPDILTTNALLSRGGRELNPGVRLLMRLFRRRWWWAKLAIALPATAFLAASPDPLATWALGLVALLHVAAVWSNLRQLRRTSRP, from the coding sequence GTGCTCGACTGGCTCCTGGCCGCCCTGACGGCCGTCCTTCAGGTTCCCGACATCCTGACCACCAACGCCCTGCTCAGCCGGGGCGGAAGGGAGCTGAATCCCGGCGTGCGCCTGCTCATGCGCCTTTTCCGCCGCCGCTGGTGGTGGGCCAAGCTGGCCATCGCCCTTCCCGCGACCGCCTTTCTGGCGGCCAGTCCCGACCCCCTGGCCACCTGGGCCCTGGGCCTGGTCGCCCTGCTCCACGTAGCCGCAGTCTGGTCCAATCTCCGCCAGTTGCGACGCACCAGCCGACCTTGA